In Pasteurella multocida subsp. multocida OH4807, a genomic segment contains:
- the xseA gene encoding exodeoxyribonuclease VII large subunit (COG1570 Exonuclease VII, large subunit) — translation MSEQIYSVSQLNQSVRLMLENQLGQVWLTGEISNFSQPVSGHWYLTLKDEQAQVRAAMFRMKNMRVVFRPQNGMQVLVRASVSLYEPRGDYQIIIESMHPAGEGLLQQQFDVLKMKLAAEGLFAQHLKKTLPSFSKAVGIVTSKTGAALQDMLQILARRDPTLKVVIYPTAVQGKEATAEIVQMIELANRRQEVDVLIVGRGGGSLEDLWCFNEEEVARAIFNSTLPVISAVGHETDVTIADFVADLRAPTPSAAAELVSRNQQELLQQLYYYAQRLEMALDRVFAERTQQLQRLRLRLQHQHPHTQLRVQQQRMQQLSHRLQLSMQAQLNKNRYKLTALNEQLQKTSLPLRIQKLQHYVYQLDMRLNGAWRQLFTQKQHQLVRACGLLDGLSPLKVLARGYAIVENQQGQAVTNPAQVSVGERLRTRLMQGELVSEIIAIHKK, via the coding sequence ATGTCTGAGCAAATTTATTCTGTTTCGCAACTGAATCAATCTGTTCGCTTGATGTTAGAAAATCAGCTGGGGCAAGTCTGGTTAACGGGAGAAATTTCCAATTTTAGCCAGCCTGTATCAGGGCACTGGTATTTAACGTTAAAAGATGAGCAAGCACAGGTACGTGCTGCCATGTTTCGTATGAAAAATATGCGAGTTGTTTTTCGTCCACAAAATGGCATGCAGGTCCTCGTTCGTGCAAGTGTCAGTTTGTATGAACCACGTGGTGATTATCAAATTATTATTGAGAGTATGCATCCTGCGGGTGAGGGCTTATTACAACAGCAGTTCGATGTGTTGAAAATGAAACTGGCGGCGGAAGGATTATTTGCACAGCATTTGAAGAAAACGCTCCCTTCTTTTAGTAAAGCGGTGGGGATTGTCACTTCGAAAACAGGCGCCGCGTTACAAGATATGTTGCAAATATTAGCGCGTCGTGATCCAACGTTAAAAGTTGTGATTTATCCTACGGCAGTACAAGGTAAAGAGGCCACTGCAGAAATTGTCCAAATGATTGAGTTAGCTAATCGTCGTCAGGAAGTGGATGTCTTAATTGTAGGACGGGGTGGGGGATCGTTAGAAGATTTGTGGTGTTTTAATGAAGAAGAGGTTGCCCGTGCTATTTTTAATTCCACGCTTCCTGTGATCAGTGCTGTGGGGCATGAAACGGATGTGACGATCGCTGATTTTGTGGCAGATTTACGTGCTCCCACACCTTCTGCAGCCGCGGAATTAGTGAGCCGTAACCAACAGGAATTATTGCAACAATTATATTACTATGCTCAGCGTCTAGAAATGGCACTTGACCGCGTGTTTGCTGAAAGAACACAACAGCTACAGCGTCTGCGTCTACGTTTACAACATCAACATCCTCATACTCAATTACGTGTCCAACAGCAACGTATGCAACAATTGTCTCATCGTTTGCAGTTAAGTATGCAGGCTCAACTCAATAAAAATCGTTATAAACTGACCGCACTGAATGAACAGTTACAGAAAACGTCCTTACCTCTACGGATACAGAAACTCCAGCATTATGTGTATCAATTAGATATGAGATTGAACGGAGCATGGCGTCAACTTTTCACTCAAAAACAACATCAACTTGTACGGGCTTGTGGTCTGTTAGATGGACTCAGTCCACTTAAAGTATTAGCAAGAGGATACGCTATTGTCGAAAATCAACAGGGGCAAGCTGTCACCAATCCAGCACAGGTTAGCGTAGGGGAGCGGTTAAGAACGCGTTTAATGCAAGGGGAGTTGGTTAGCGAAATTATCGCGATACATAAAAAGTAA